The sequence TGCCTGCGTTGCATTGCCTGAATGGTATCAATCAGTTCGGGACTTAACCCGGATCCGGATTCAGCCGACACTGTTCGGAAATTGGCGACAGGCAATTGCTCGACAGGAGGATTCTGCAAAAGGAGATAGCCAAAAGGTACAGCAGCCGCTTTCGAAAAATCCTGCAATTGCCGGATAGTCGGCAATGCATCGCCATCCCGCCAGCCGGATAGCTTCGGAAATTTCCGTTCCAGACTTTCTCTTCGCCGAGAACGGTCTAACGCCCATTCAAGGACATGTGCATTAACAGCAACCTTCATTGCTCATTTATAGTGTGGCCGTACCTGGATTATCTCTATCAATAACCAAATGTATGCATCAATGATCAGATGCGGGAATAAGAAATTCATATTCACTCACATTACCGTATAAATACGAAACATCAAACGGAAAAGTCGATTGCAGCAAAACAGTCACGACGAAGTATCACTATCATGCATCGAGCAGGATCAATACCATTTTCTGGCAGGTGGCGGATTCCAGGGACATTTCCGGTTAACTCCCTTACGGGAACAAACAAAGCCGCCAAATGCTTTAGAAATACAGAGGCATATTACAGGCATATGACAACAATCCGAAAAACAGCGACTATGGAAAAGAATATGGGACAGGTTGACCGGGCGCTCAGGGCAATCATAGGAATTATTGTAATCGTGCTCGGCGTGGTTTACCAGAACTGGCTGGGAGCGATAGGACTGATACCCTTGCTGACGGCAAGCATTGGGTTCTGCCCTCTCTACAAACTTCTCGGCATCAAGACATGCAGCGAGTGCTGAGTGGAGGGAGAGTGGGCTTTGTTATTCAGGACGGATCAGGGTACGACCTGGCATAGCCACAGCATCCGCTGCTCAACAATGCATCTCCTGTTAACGAACATCACCAGGAAAAAAAGCCGGAGATGCTGTGGGCATATCCGGCTTGAGTTTGACATAAGGGAACCCGAAACGCCTATTTCTTCATCACGGCCGCATCATCCATGAACTTCGTGAGGCCCGCGTCGGTGAGCGGGTGGTTTGCGAGCTGTTTGATGACGCTGTAGGGAATGGTGGCGATATCGGCGCCCATCATGGCGGCGGTGACCACATGCTGAGGATGGCGGACGCTGGCCACGATCACCTCTGTCGGGTAGCCGTAGTTGTCGTAGATGGTAACGATCTGCTCGACAAGTTCCATGCCGTCGGTGCTGATGTCGTCGAGGCGGCCGACGAAGGGGCTCACGTAATCGGCTCCGGCCTTGGCTGCCAGCAGCGCCTGATTCGGCGAGAATACCAGCGTGGCGTTGGTGCGGATGCCGCTCGCGGAAAAGTGTTTGATGGCCTTCAGGCCGTCGATGGTGAGCGGGCATTTGACCACCACGTTCTCGTGGATCGCCGCGAGATCCTCGCCCTGGGCGATCATCTCCTCGGCCTTGAGGCAGGTGACCTCGGCGCTGACCGGACCGTCGACAATCTCGCAGATGCGCCGGATG comes from Chlorobium limicola DSM 245 and encodes:
- the fsa gene encoding fructose-6-phosphate aldolase, producing the protein MKFFIDTANLDEIRSAAELGVLDGVTTNPSLIAKIVGDPSNFTYGDFKEHIRRICEIVDGPVSAEVTCLKAEEMIAQGEDLAAIHENVVVKCPLTIDGLKAIKHFSASGIRTNATLVFSPNQALLAAKAGADYVSPFVGRLDDISTDGMELVEQIVTIYDNYGYPTEVIVASVRHPQHVVTAAMMGADIATIPYSVIKQLANHPLTDAGLTKFMDDAAVMKK
- a CDS encoding YgaP family membrane protein, whose amino-acid sequence is MTTIRKTATMEKNMGQVDRALRAIIGIIVIVLGVVYQNWLGAIGLIPLLTASIGFCPLYKLLGIKTCSEC